One genomic window of Medicago truncatula cultivar Jemalong A17 chromosome 1, MtrunA17r5.0-ANR, whole genome shotgun sequence includes the following:
- the LOC25484956 gene encoding tetratricopeptide repeat domain-containing protein PYG7, chloroplastic isoform X1: MKLKMSGSTSTFTHFPYSSPSLSSIFPSKSTFQPLPSSKLTTSSPCSFKKIKALGIQQIGSTSHGDNLDSVKSRILLQMFQRAMPMEPLITIFTKQSELNDFSVENLQDWRKSSKWVSAFLFAQTMSVISPDVSYASDSVKINEMYQVGELFDLGIQLIYLLLLLGLLGAGTYYVIRQVLVRRELDLSAKELQEQVRSGDASATELFELGAVMLRRKFYPAATKFLLQAIDKWDGESQDLAQVYNALGVSYVRDGKLEKGIAQFETAVKIQPGYVTAWNNLGDAYESKKEYPSALKAFEEVLLFDPNNKIARPRRDSLKELVGMTQGVTVRYREKK; encoded by the exons atgaaattgaagatGAGTGGTTCCACTTCCACCTTCACTCATTTCCCTTACTCTTCTCCTTCTCTTTCCTCTATCTTCCCATCCAAATCCACTTTTCAACCTCTTCCCTCTTCTAAACTCACCACTTCATCACCATGCTCATTCAA AAAGATTAAAGCCTTGGGAATTCAGCAAATAGGATCCACTTCACATGGAGACAACCTTGATTCAGTCAAGAGTAGGATTCTACTCCAG ATGTTTCAAAGGGCAATGCCAATGGAACCCCTTATAAccattttcacaaaacaatcCGAGT TGAATGACTTCTCAGTGGAAAATCTTCAAGATTGGAGAAAGTCATCCAAATGGGTTTCAGCATTCTTGTTTGCACAAACTATGTCAGTTATTTCTCCTGATGTTTCATATGCAAGTGACTCAGTGAAGATAAATGAGATGTATCAGGTCGGGGAGTTGTTTGACCTAGGAATCCAACTAATATACTTGCTACTGCTGTTGGGTTTGCTCGGGGCTGGGACTTACTACGTGATTCGCCAAGTTCTTGTCCGCAGAGAGCTTGACCTTTCTGCTAAAGAGTTGCAA GAGCAAGTCAGAAGCGGTGATGCAAGTGCGACTGAGCTGTTTGAACTCGGTGCAGTGATGCTGCGGAGGAAATTTTACCCAGCTGCTACCAAGTTTTTGCTTCAAGCAATTGATAAATGGGATGGAGAAAGTCAGGATCTTGCACAG GTTTACAACGCTCTTGGTGTCAGTTATGTTCGTGACGGGAAGCTTGAAAAAGGAATTGCTCAATTTGAGACAGCTGTGAAGATTCAACCAGGCTATGTCACAGCATGGAACAATCTTGGTGATGCATatgaaagtaaaaaagaatATCCGTCTGCACTGAAGGCATTTGAAGAAGTGCTTCTATTTGATCCTAACAACAAGATTGCACGGCCCAGGAGAGATTCTTTGAAGGAACTTGTTGGAATGACGCAAGGTGTTACTGTCAGATATAGGGAGAAGAAATGA
- the LOC25484956 gene encoding tetratricopeptide repeat domain-containing protein PYG7, chloroplastic isoform X2, producing MFQRAMPMEPLITIFTKQSELNDFSVENLQDWRKSSKWVSAFLFAQTMSVISPDVSYASDSVKINEMYQVGELFDLGIQLIYLLLLLGLLGAGTYYVIRQVLVRRELDLSAKELQEQVRSGDASATELFELGAVMLRRKFYPAATKFLLQAIDKWDGESQDLAQVYNALGVSYVRDGKLEKGIAQFETAVKIQPGYVTAWNNLGDAYESKKEYPSALKAFEEVLLFDPNNKIARPRRDSLKELVGMTQGVTVRYREKK from the exons ATGTTTCAAAGGGCAATGCCAATGGAACCCCTTATAAccattttcacaaaacaatcCGAGT TGAATGACTTCTCAGTGGAAAATCTTCAAGATTGGAGAAAGTCATCCAAATGGGTTTCAGCATTCTTGTTTGCACAAACTATGTCAGTTATTTCTCCTGATGTTTCATATGCAAGTGACTCAGTGAAGATAAATGAGATGTATCAGGTCGGGGAGTTGTTTGACCTAGGAATCCAACTAATATACTTGCTACTGCTGTTGGGTTTGCTCGGGGCTGGGACTTACTACGTGATTCGCCAAGTTCTTGTCCGCAGAGAGCTTGACCTTTCTGCTAAAGAGTTGCAA GAGCAAGTCAGAAGCGGTGATGCAAGTGCGACTGAGCTGTTTGAACTCGGTGCAGTGATGCTGCGGAGGAAATTTTACCCAGCTGCTACCAAGTTTTTGCTTCAAGCAATTGATAAATGGGATGGAGAAAGTCAGGATCTTGCACAG GTTTACAACGCTCTTGGTGTCAGTTATGTTCGTGACGGGAAGCTTGAAAAAGGAATTGCTCAATTTGAGACAGCTGTGAAGATTCAACCAGGCTATGTCACAGCATGGAACAATCTTGGTGATGCATatgaaagtaaaaaagaatATCCGTCTGCACTGAAGGCATTTGAAGAAGTGCTTCTATTTGATCCTAACAACAAGATTGCACGGCCCAGGAGAGATTCTTTGAAGGAACTTGTTGGAATGACGCAAGGTGTTACTGTCAGATATAGGGAGAAGAAATGA
- the LOC25484957 gene encoding dihydrolipoyllysine-residue acetyltransferase component 5 of pyruvate dehydrogenase complex, chloroplastic: MSHLLQTSFLSSSTVVRRTPTSLYRTTNRIIVRAKIREIFMPALSSTMTEGKIVSWIKSEGDKLSKGDSVVVVESDKADMDVETFYDGILAAIVVEEGDVAAVGSPIAFLAETEEEIELAKAKALSSSSSSSTSPSPAPSPAPAPTPAPVESQPKKVVTAAVVSKHPASEGGKRVVASPYAKKLAKELKVELGQIIGTGPSGRVVAKDVEAFAAIGSVAATATEPVNTAVSGVELGTVVPFTTMQNAVSRNMVESLGVPAFRVGYTITTDALDALYKKIKSKGVTMTALLAKATALALAKHPVINSSCRDGNSFTYNSSINIAVAVAIDGGLITPVLQDADKVDVYSLSRKWKELVDKARAKQLQPHEYTTGTFTLSNLGMFGVDRFDAILPPGTGAIMAVGTSQPTVVATKDGRIGMKNQMQVNVTADHRVIYGSDLALFLQTLSQIIEDPKDLTF, translated from the exons ATGTCTCACCTTCTTCAAACATCCTTCCTCTCTTCCTCCACCGTCGTCCGCCGCACACCCACCTCCCTGTACCGCACCACAAACCGCATCATTGTCCGCGCCAAGATCCGTGAAATCTTCATGCCAGCACTCAGTTCCACAATGACCGAGGGCAAAATCGTCTCATGGATCAAATCCGAAGGCGACAAACTCTCCAAAGGCGACAGTGTTGTCGTCGTTGAATCCGATAAAGCTGACATGGATGTCGAAACTTTCTACGACGGTATTCTCGCAGCTATTGTTGTTGAAGAAGGTGATGTCGCCGCCGTTGGATCTCCCATCGCATTTCTCGCTGAAACTGAAGAGGAAATTGAACTAGCTAAGGCCAAAgctctttcatcttcttcatcatcctctaCTTCTCCTTCTCCTGCACCCTCACCTGCGCCCGCACCCACACCTGCACCCGTAGAATCTCAACCGAAGAAGGTTGTTACAGCGGCGGTTGTTTCCAAACATCCGGCGTCGGAGGGAGGGAAGAGAGTGGTGGCATCACCCTATGCGAAGAAATTGGCTAAGGAGTTGAAGGTGGAGTTGGGACAAATTATTGGGACTGGACCTTCAGGGAGGGTTGTGGCGAAAGATGTCGAGGCATTTGCAGCTATAGGGAGTGTTGCAGCGACGGCCACGGAGCCCGTAAATACTGCGGTTTCTGGTGTTGAATTGGGGACTGTGGTACCGTTTACGACAATGCAGAATGCTGTGAGTAGGAATATGGTGGAGAGTTTGGGGGTCCCTGCTTTTAGAGTTGGATATACTATTACCACTGATGCACTTGATGCTCTCTACAAGAAG ATCAAGTCAAAGGGAGTTACTATGACAGCATTACTTGCTAAGGCTACAGCACTCGCGCTGGCTAAACACCCTGTTATAAACTCTAGTTGTAGGGATGGTAATAGCTTTACATACAATAGCAGCATCAACATTGCAGTCGCTGTGGCTATAGATGGTGGTCTTATTACACCGGTGCTTCAGGATGCTGATAAG GTTGATGTTTATTCATTGTCTAGAAAGTGGAAGGAGTTGGTTGATAAGGCCAGAGCTAAGCAGCTGCAGCCTCATGAATACACCACAG GTACTTTCACTCTTTCCAACCTGGGAATGTTTGGCGTTGATCGCTTTGATGCTATTCTGCCTCCTGGAACC GGGGCAATTATGGCAGTTGGAACATCACAGCCAACTGTTGTGGCTACTAAGGACGGTCGCATTGGCATGAAGAATCAAATGCAG GTCAATGTTACAGCAGATCACCGTGTAATCTACGGTTCTGATCTAGCTCTGTTCTTGCAAACTCTGTCTCAGATTATTGAGGACCCTAAAGATCTTACTTTCTAG
- the LOC25484960 gene encoding probable leucine-rich repeat receptor-like protein kinase At2g33170 isoform X2 produces the protein MNMLRYEYTTTLLLLFLFCPMVLSLLSQNQTNTMTTLSNLLSIPGWNITIQSNPCTWKGVTCDLTNSSVIMIDVSKNQLSSIPDGFISACGKIESLKLLNFSGNVLSGFLPSFHGFPELETLDMSFNNLSGNISMQLDGMVSLKILNLSYNNFIGKIPTKLGSSMVLEELVLSNNSFQGTIPDQILSYKNLTMIDFKSNILSGSIPLDIGNLSKLETLSLSSNNLGGNIPMSLMSITTLVRFAANLNSFTGAIPLGITKFLSYLDLSYNDLSGSIPEGLLSPSQIVLVDLSNNMLKGPVPRNISPSLVRLRLGENFLTGEVPSGTCGEAGHGLTYMELEKNNLTGLIPPGLSSCKKLALLNLADNQLTGALPPELGNLSNLQVLKLQMNKLNGTIPIQISQLQQLSTLNLSLNSLHGPIPSEMSNSLVLLDLQGNNLNGSILSSIGNLGKLMEVQLGENKLSGDIPKMPLNLQIALNLSSNQFSGAIPSSFADLVNLEILDLSNNSFSGEIPPSLTKMVALTQLQLSNNHLSGVLPAFGSYVKVDIGGNNVRNSSNVSPDNFPRAGKKGKSVVAAVLIAIAAAIFVVGMVTLLVVSMSLHCCRVNDQQAQSSENENLDFPQVIQSNLLTPNGIHRSNIDFSKVMEVVAKTSNVTLKNKFSTYYKAVMPSGSIYFAKKLNWCDKVFPVSSLDKFGKELDALAKLDNSNVMIPLAYIVSANNVYILYEFLSNGSLFDVLHGGMKNTLDWASRYSIAVGVAQGLDFLHGFASGPILLLDLSSKSIMLKSLDEPLIGDIEHYKVIDLSKSTGSLCAVAGSDGYISPEYVCTMKENVYSFGVILLELLTGKPSVTKGAELVKWVLRNSRNQDYILDLNVSKTSESVRNQMLEILEIALVCVSTSPDERPKMKTVLRMLLNAR, from the exons ATGAACATGCTCAGGTATGAATACACAACCACTTTACTACTCTTGTTTTTGTTCTGTCCTATGGTTTTGTCTTTGCTGTctcaaaaccaaacaaacaccATGACCACTCTCTCCAATCTTCTTAGCATCCCTGGTTGGAATATCACCATACAATCCAATCCATGTACATGGAAAGGTGTCACTTGTGATCTTACCAATTCATCTGTCATTATGATTGATGTTTCTAAGAACCAACTGAGCTCTATCCCAG ATGGGTTTATTTCTGCATGTGGAAAAATTGAGAGTTTAAAGCTTTTAAATTTCAGTGGAAATGTGTTAAGTGGTTTTTTGCCTTCTTTTCATGGTTTTCCTGAATTGGAAACACTTGACATGTCTTTCAATAATTTGAGCGGAAACATTAGTATGCAGTTAGATGGAATGGTTAGTCTCAAGATTTTGAATCTCAGTTACAATAACTTCATTGGAAAAATTCCTACTAAACTTGGAAGCTCCATGGTTTTGGAGGAGCTTGTGCTTTCAAACAATAGTTTTCAAGGAACAATCCCTGATCAAATTTTGAGCTACAAAAATTTGActatgattgattttaagtcaaatataCTTTCAGGGTCTATTCCTTTAGATATTGGAAATCTGTCCAAATTGGAAACATTGAGTCTTTCCTCTAATAATCTTGGTGGCAATATCCCAATGTCACTCATGAGTATCACAACACTAGTAAGATTTGCAGCTAATCTAAATAGTTTTACTGGTGCTATTCCTCTTGGAATTACAAAATTCCTCAGTTATTTGGATCTTAGTTATAATGATTTGTCCGGGTCAATTCCAGAAGGCCTTTTATCTCCATCACAGATAGTGCTAGTAGATTTGTCCAATAACATGTTAAAAGGGCCTGTACCTAGAAATATTTCTCCTAGTTTAGTCAGGTTGAGATTGGGGGAAAACTTCTTGACCGGAGAGGTTCCTTCAGGTACTTGCGGTGAAGCCGGACATGGTTTGACATATATGGAgctggaaaaaaataatttgacagGTTTAATACCTCCTGGATTAAGTTCTTGTAAGAAATTGGCCTTGTTGAATTTGGCTGATAACCAATTGACTGGTGCATTGCCACCAGAACTTGGTAATCTTAGCAATCTTCAAGTCCTTAAACTTCAAATGAACAAGCTTAATGGTACTATTCCAATTCAAATTTCACAACTGCAACAGTTGTCTACCCTGAATTTGAGCCTGAATTCTCTGCATGGACCAATTCCATCTGAGATGTCAAACAGCCTTGTACTTCTTGACTTGCAAGGGAACAATCTCAACGGGTCTATACTGTCGTCCATTGGAAACTTGGGAAAACTTATGGAAGTCCAACTTGGAGAAAATAAGTTAAGTGGGGATATTCCAAAAATGCCTTTGAATCTACAGATTGCATTGAATCTCAGCAGCAATCAGTTTAGTGGAGCTATTCCTAGTAGTTTTGCTGATTTGGTTAACCTAGAAATTTTGGACCTCTCAAATAACAGCTTCTCCGGTGAGATTCCTCCGTCTCTAACTAAAATGGTTGCATTGACACAGTTGCAACTTTCAAACAATCATCTATCAGGTGTTCTTCCAGCATTTGGTTCATACGTTAAAGTTGATATAGGAGGAAACAATGTCAGAAACAGTAGTAATGTCTCACCCGACAATTTTCCAAGAGCAGGAAAGAAGGGGAAATCTGTTGTTGCCGCTGTTCTTATTGCAATTGCTGCTGCTATTTTTGTGGTTGGCATGGTCACCCTTCTGGTTGTATCGATGTCACTACACTGTTGCAGGGTCAATGATCAACAAGCACAGtcaagtgaaaatgaaaatcttGACTTTCCTCAGGTCATCCAGAGTAATTTGTTAACACCAAATGGAATCCACAGATCAAACATTGATTTCTCCAAGGTCATGGAAGTTGTTGCCAAAACGTCAAACGTAACTCTAAAAAACAAGTTTTCAACTTACTATAAGGCTGTTATGCCATCTGGTTCAATCTACTTCGCCAAGAAGCTGAACTGGTGTGACAAGGTATTTCCAGTGAGTAGTCTTGATAAATTTGGGAAAGAGCTAGATGCATTGGCAAAGTTGGACAATTCAAATGTGATGATTCCACTAGCTTATATTGTGTCCGCTaacaatgtttatatattatatgagtTTCTCTCGAATGGCTCACTCTTCGATGTGCTTCATGGAGGCATGAAAAACACTTTAGATTGGGCTAGCAGATATAGTATAGCTGTTGGTGTGGCTCAAGGCCTAGATTTTCTGCATGGTTTTGCCTCTGGTCCAATACTTCTCCTTGATCTATCAAGTAAAAGTATTATGCTGAAATCGCTTGACGAGCCTCTAATTGGTGATATTGAACACTACAAGGTGATTGATCTTTCAAAGAGTACTGGGAGTCTTTGTGCGGTTGCTGGTTCTGATGGCTACATTTCTCCAG AGTATGTGTGCACCATGAAAGAGAATGTGTATAGCTTTGGGGTGATTCTACTGGAATTGCTGACCGGAAAACCCTCAGTGACTAAGGGAGCTGAATTGGTAAAGTGGGTTTTGCGTAATTCAAGAAATCAAGATTACATTCTTGATTTGAATGTCAGCAAAACATCAGAGTCTGTTAGAAACCAAATGCTTGAAATTCTGGAGATTGCTCTTGTTTGTGTAAGCACATCCCCTGATGAAAGACCAAAGATGAAGACTGTGCTAAGAATGTTGCTGAATGCCAGATAA
- the LOC25484960 gene encoding probable leucine-rich repeat receptor-like protein kinase At5g63930 isoform X1, whose amino-acid sequence MNMLRYEYTTTLLLLFLFCPMVLSLLSQNQTNTMTTLSNLLSIPGWNITIQSNPCTWKGVTCDLTNSSVIMIDVSKNQLSSIPDGFISACGKIESLKLLNFSGNVLSGFLPPFHGFPELETLDMSFNNLSGNISMQLDGMVSLKSLDLSYNNFIGKIPTKLGSSMVLEELVLSNNSFQGTIPDQILSYKNLTMIDFKSNNLSGSIPLDIGNLSRLKTLSLSSNSLGGKIPMSLVNITTLVRFAANLNSFTGAIPLGITKFLSYLDLSYNDLSGSIPEGLLSPSQIVLVDLSNNMLKGPVPRNISPSLVRLRLGENFLTGEVPSGTCGEAGHGLTYMELEKNNLTGLIPPGLSSCKKLALLNLADNQLTGALPPELGNLSNLQVLKLQMNKLNGTIPIQISQLQQLSTLNLSLNSLHGPIPSEMSNSLVLLDLQGNNLNGSIPSSIGNLGKLMEVQLGENKLSGDIPKMPLNLQIALNLSSNQFSGAIPSSFADLVNLEILDLSNNSFSGEIPPSLTKMVALTQLQLSNNHLSGVLPAFGSYVKVDIGGNNVRNSSNVSPDNCPRTKEKGKSVVAAVLIAIAAAIFLVGMVTLLVVLISRHYCKVNDERVQSSEGENLDLPQVLQSNLLTPNGIHRSNIDLSKAMEAVAETSNVTLKTKFSTYYKAVMPSGSIYFAKKLNWCDKVFPVSSLDKFGKELDALAKLNNSNVMIPLGYIVSTNNAYTLYEFLSNGSLFDILHGSMENSLDWASRYSIAVGVAQGMSFLHGFSSGPILLLDLSSKSIMLKSLKEPLVGDIEHYKLIDPSKSTGSFSAVAGSVGYIPPEYAYTMRVTMAGNVYSFGVILLELLTGRPAVTEGTELVKWVLRNSRNHDIILDLNVSRTSQAVRNQMLAILEIALVCVSSSSDTRPKMKTVLRMLLNAR is encoded by the exons ATGAACATGCTCAGGTATGAATACACAACCACTTTACTACTCTTGTTTTTGTTCTGTCCTATGGTTTTGTCTTTGCTGTctcaaaaccaaacaaacaccATGACCACTCTCTCCAATCTTCTTAGCATCCCTGGTTGGAATATCACCATACAATCCAATCCATGTACATGGAAAGGTGTCACTTGTGATCTTACCAATTCATCTGTCATTATGATTGATGTTTCTAAGAACCAACTGAGCTCTATCCCAGATGGGTTTATTTCTGCATGTGGAAAAATTGAGAGTTTAAAGCTTTTAAATTTCAGTGGAAATGTGTTAAGTGGTTTTTTGCCTCCTTTTCATGGTTTTCCTGAATTGGAAACACTTGACATGTCTTTCAATAATTTGAGCGGAAACATTAGTATGCAGTTAGATGGAATGGTTAGTCTCAAGAGTTTGGATCTCAGTTACAATAACTTCATTGGAAAAATTCCTACTAAACTTGGAAGCTCCATGGTTTTGGAGGAGCTTGTGCTTTCAAACAATAGTTTTCAAGGAACAATCCCTGATCAAATTTTGAGCTACAAAAATTTGActatgattgattttaagtcaaataaCCTTTCAGGGTCTATTCCTTTAGATATTGGAAATCTTTCCAGATTGAAGACTTTGAGTCTTTCCTCTAATAGTCTTGGTGGCAAAATTCCAATGTCACTCGTGAATATCACAACACTAGTAAGATTTGCAGCTAATCTAAATAGTTTTACTGGTGCTATTCCTCTTGGAATTACAAAATTCCTCAGTTATTTGGATCTTAGTTATAATGATTTGTCCGGGTCAATTCCAGAAGGCCTTTTATCTCCATCACAGATAGTGCTAGTAGATTTGTCCAATAACATGTTAAAAGGGCCTGTACCTAGAAATATTTCTCCTAGTTTAGTCAGGTTGAGATTGGGGGAAAACTTCTTGACAGGAGAGGTTCCTTCAGGTACTTGCGGTGAAGCCGGACATGGTTTGACATATATGGAgctggaaaaaaataatttgacagGTTTAATACCTCCTGGATTAAGTTCTTGTAAGAAATTGGCCTTGTTGAATTTGGCTGATAACCAATTGACTGGTGCATTGCCACCAGAACTTGGTAATCTTAGCAATCTTCAAGTCCTTAAACTTCAAATGAACAAGCTTAATGGTACTATTCCAATTCAAATTTCACAACTGCAACAGTTGTCTACCCTGAATTTGAGCCTGAATTCTCTGCATGGACCAATTCCATCTGAGATGTCAAACAGCCTTGTACTTCTTGACTTGCAAGGGAACAATCTCAACGGGTCTATACCGTCGTCCATTGGAAACTTGGGAAAACTTATGGAAGTCCAACTTGGAGAAAATAAGTTAAGTGGGGATATTCCAAAAATGCCTTTGAATCTACAGATTGCATTGAATCTCAGCAGCAATCAGTTTAGTGGAGCTATTCCTAGTAGTTTTGCTGATTTGGTTAACCTAGAAATTTTGGACCTCTCAAATAACAGCTTCTCCGGTGAGATTCCTCCGTCTCTAACTAAAATGGTTGCATTGACACAGTTGCAACTTTCAAACAATCATCTATCAGGTGTTCTTCCAGCATTTGGTTCATACGTTAAAGTTGATATAGGAGGAAACAATGTCAGAAACAGTAGTAATGTCTCACCCGACAATTgtccaagaacaaaagagaaaggGAAATCTGTTGTTGCCGCTGTTCTTATTGCAATTGCTGCTGCTATTTTTCTGGTTGGCATGGTCACCCTGCTGGTTGTATTGATCTCACGACACTATTGCAAGGTTAACGATGAACGAGTACAGTCAAGTGAAGGTGAAAATCTTGACCTTCCTCAGGTCCTTCAGAGTAATTTGTTAACACCAAATGGAATCCACAGATCAAACATTGATTTGTCTAAGGCCATGGAAGCTGTTGCCGAAACGTCAAACGTTACTCTGAAAACCAAGTTTTCAACTTACTATAAGGCTGTCATGCCATCTGGTTCAATCTACTTCGCCAAGAAGCTGAACTGGTGTGACAAGGTATTTCCAGTGAGTAGTCTTGATAAATTTGGGAAAGAGCTAGATGCATTGGCAAAGTTGAACAATTCAAATGTGATGATTCCTCTAGGCTATATTGTGTCCACTAACAATGCTTATACATTATACGAGTTTCTATCGAATGGCTCTCTCTTTGATATACTTCATGGAAGCATGGAAAACTCTTTAGATTGGGCGAGCAGATATAGTATAGCTGTTGGTGTGGCTCAAGGTATGTCTTTCCTGCATGGATTTTCCTCTGGTCCAATACTTCTCCTTGATTTATCAAGTAAAAGTATTATGCTGAAATCACTCAAGGAGCCTCTGGTTGGTGATATTGAACACTACAAGTTGATCGATCCTTCAAAGAGTACTGGGAGTTTTTCTGCAGTTGCTGGTTCTGTTGGTTACATTCCTCCAG AATATGCATACACAATGAGAGTAACGATGGCAGGGAATGTGTATAGCTTTGGTGTCATTCTACTAGAGTTGCTAACAGGCAGACCTGCAGTAACTGAGGGAACTGAATTGGTGAAGTGGGTTTTACGTAATTCAAGAAATCATGATATCATTCTTGATTTGAACGTTAGTAGAACATCACAGGCTGTTAGAAACCAAATGCTTGCAATTCTGGAGATTGCTCTTGTTTGTGTAAGCTCATCCTCTGATACAAGACCAAAGATGAAGACTGTGCTACGGATGTTGCTGAATGCCAGATAA